One Actinomadura viridis genomic region harbors:
- a CDS encoding acyltransferase family protein has translation MTDVQPRRTAAPAAVAPGRAGFAARIDAATPPGRDRAVDALRALAILGVVLGHWLVTAFVATGNGAGDGGLRVVSPLKATPALVPASWVLQTLAVFFLVGGYTAAKGHRPGEPWGPWARRRTARLLRPVPVLLLAWVPAAAALLWAGFPPDTVRALVKLVISPLWFLAVYGALIALTPLIVAFWHRAGLWGAAVPVAATAAIDAARFGLGGPEWLGWATVLTGWLVPFHLGVAWANGALAGRRAAAALLAGGAAAMALLILYAGYPASMVGVPGAAISNLNPPTLAAVAFGLAQTGLALLARDRVERLMRRPLAWAGVASANLAAMTIFLWHQTAMMAVTVGALLIGGRLPGLHVHPSDPGWALARLCWLPVFAAALAGLGVLVHRWERPRPRGASPGVR, from the coding sequence GTGACTGACGTCCAGCCCCGCCGCACCGCCGCGCCGGCCGCCGTAGCCCCCGGACGGGCCGGGTTCGCGGCGAGGATCGACGCGGCGACGCCCCCCGGACGCGACCGGGCCGTGGACGCGTTGCGGGCCCTGGCCATCCTCGGCGTGGTGCTCGGCCACTGGCTGGTCACGGCGTTCGTCGCGACCGGGAACGGCGCGGGGGACGGCGGGCTGCGGGTGGTGAGCCCTCTGAAGGCGACGCCGGCGCTCGTCCCCGCCTCCTGGGTGCTGCAGACCCTCGCGGTGTTCTTCCTGGTCGGCGGCTACACGGCGGCCAAGGGGCACCGGCCCGGCGAGCCCTGGGGCCCCTGGGCACGGCGGCGGACCGCGCGGCTGCTGCGTCCCGTACCGGTCCTGCTGCTGGCCTGGGTCCCGGCCGCCGCCGCGCTGCTGTGGGCGGGGTTCCCTCCGGACACCGTCCGCGCGCTGGTGAAACTGGTGATCAGCCCGCTGTGGTTCCTCGCCGTGTACGGGGCGCTCATCGCGCTCACCCCGCTCATCGTGGCGTTCTGGCACCGCGCCGGGCTCTGGGGCGCGGCCGTCCCGGTCGCCGCGACCGCCGCGATCGACGCGGCCCGCTTCGGCCTCGGCGGGCCGGAATGGCTCGGCTGGGCCACGGTCCTCACGGGCTGGCTGGTCCCGTTCCACCTCGGGGTCGCCTGGGCGAACGGGGCGCTGGCCGGGCGCCGGGCCGCCGCCGCGCTGCTGGCCGGGGGAGCCGCCGCCATGGCCCTGCTGATCCTCTACGCGGGATATCCGGCGAGCATGGTCGGGGTGCCGGGGGCCGCGATCTCCAACCTCAACCCGCCGACCCTGGCCGCGGTCGCCTTCGGCCTCGCCCAGACCGGCCTGGCGCTGCTCGCGCGGGACCGGGTGGAACGGCTGATGCGGCGCCCCCTCGCCTGGGCCGGGGTCGCGTCGGCCAACCTCGCGGCCATGACGATCTTCCTGTGGCATCAGACCGCGATGATGGCGGTCACGGTGGGCGCGCTGCTGATCGGCGGCAGGCTGCCGGGCCTGCACGTCCATCCCTCCGATCCCGGGTGGGCCCTGGCCCGGCTGTGCTGGCTGCCGGTGTTCGCCGCCGCCCTGGCGGGACTGGGGGTCCTGGTCCACCGCTGGGAACGCCCCCGCCCGCGCGGAGCATCCCCGGGCGTCCGGTAG
- a CDS encoding PucR family transcriptional regulator codes for MDTTNEAAIREQTTERLEKAMGTFGTAALASMEKQLPWFRRMPPEQRSWIGLVAQAGIAAFVEWFKSAERTRPAIAGEVFGTAPRELLRSIKLQHTIDMIRVIIDVVETRLDELAAPGGESQLREAILRYTRDVAFGAAQVYARAAETRAAWDARLEALVVNAVMRGEVDDGMHSWAAALGWTSKPVTVVAGFTPEDEEPEVTIDQMQLAARRARVDVLAGVQGHRVVVIVGGAEDPLAAARPIAAKCGPGPVVVGPQVDDLYDSTISARAAMAGLRAAAGWPDAPRPVLADELLPERALDGDEAARRYLVEEVYNPMLAAGAPLLDTLTTYLEQGSSLEATARLLFVHPNTVRYRLRRVSELTSLTPTDGRNAFTLRIALVLGRFTDRSPYA; via the coding sequence GTGGACACCACGAACGAGGCCGCCATACGGGAGCAGACGACCGAACGCCTGGAGAAGGCGATGGGCACGTTCGGGACCGCGGCGCTGGCCAGCATGGAGAAGCAACTGCCCTGGTTCCGGAGGATGCCTCCCGAGCAGCGATCCTGGATCGGCCTGGTGGCCCAGGCGGGCATCGCGGCGTTCGTGGAGTGGTTCAAGAGCGCCGAGAGGACCCGCCCCGCCATCGCGGGCGAGGTGTTCGGCACCGCGCCCCGCGAGCTGCTGCGCTCCATCAAGCTCCAGCACACCATCGACATGATCCGCGTCATCATCGACGTGGTGGAGACGCGGCTGGACGAGCTGGCCGCCCCCGGCGGCGAGTCGCAGCTGCGCGAGGCGATCCTGCGCTACACCCGCGACGTGGCGTTCGGCGCCGCCCAGGTCTACGCCCGCGCGGCCGAGACCCGCGCCGCCTGGGACGCCCGCCTGGAGGCGCTGGTGGTGAACGCGGTGATGCGCGGCGAGGTCGACGACGGCATGCACTCGTGGGCCGCCGCGCTCGGCTGGACCTCCAAGCCGGTCACCGTGGTCGCCGGGTTCACCCCCGAGGACGAGGAGCCCGAGGTCACCATCGACCAGATGCAGCTGGCCGCCCGGCGGGCCCGGGTGGACGTGCTCGCCGGGGTGCAGGGCCACCGGGTCGTGGTGATCGTCGGCGGCGCGGAGGACCCCCTGGCCGCCGCCCGGCCGATCGCGGCCAAGTGCGGCCCCGGCCCGGTGGTGGTGGGCCCGCAGGTCGACGACCTGTACGACTCCACGATCTCGGCGCGGGCCGCGATGGCGGGGCTGCGCGCGGCGGCCGGGTGGCCGGACGCGCCCCGTCCCGTCCTGGCCGACGAGCTGCTCCCCGAACGCGCCCTCGACGGCGACGAGGCCGCCCGGCGCTACCTGGTGGAGGAGGTCTACAACCCGATGCTCGCGGCGGGCGCCCCGCTGCTGGACACCCTCACCACCTACCTGGAGCAGGGGTCGTCCCTGGAGGCCACCGCCCGGCTGCTGTTCGTCCACCCCAACACCGTCCGGTACCGGCTGCGCAGGGTGTCCGAGCTCACGTCGCTCACGCCCACCGACGGCCGCAACGCGTTCACCCTGAGGATCGCGCTGGTGCTGGGCCGGTTCACCGACCGGTCGCCGTACGCGTGA
- a CDS encoding alpha/beta hydrolase: MLTSRRRTAVIMALAALASTAAAPARQESYAAPAAVPGLTGASSLPARYSAVERGIRRALAAAEEAGDTGRLKALPGLLAPGRRFLSFDPRGHGRAVEVVGDLARAHRVAVVVPGADGLLTNFDSWKWAGGGARALHRQAAATSPGTRLAVVAWLGYDSPSTRSPAVLTGGRAEDGARGLTRFLTGLHRVNGGAGIALLCHSYGSVVCAKAAPRLGRLPVDAIALYGSPGVGVRRASALASGRSPAARIWAGRSSGDWTRFVPKVRVAGLGHGHDPAAPSFGALRFDAGSGPHSAYLRPGSRSLRNLTLIALGRDSEVTRD, translated from the coding sequence GCGGCCGCCCCGGCCCGGCAGGAGTCGTACGCCGCACCGGCGGCCGTCCCCGGGCTCACGGGCGCCTCCTCCCTCCCCGCCCGTTACTCGGCCGTCGAACGCGGCATCCGGCGGGCCCTCGCGGCCGCCGAGGAGGCCGGCGACACCGGCCGGCTGAAGGCGCTGCCGGGCCTGCTCGCGCCGGGGCGGCGGTTCCTGTCGTTCGATCCGCGCGGCCACGGCCGGGCGGTCGAGGTCGTCGGCGACCTGGCGCGGGCCCACCGCGTGGCGGTCGTGGTGCCGGGCGCGGACGGGCTGCTGACCAACTTCGACTCCTGGAAGTGGGCGGGCGGCGGCGCCCGCGCCCTCCACCGGCAGGCCGCCGCGACCTCCCCCGGCACGCGCCTGGCGGTCGTCGCCTGGCTCGGCTACGACTCGCCGTCCACCCGGAGCCCCGCCGTCCTCACCGGCGGCCGGGCCGAGGACGGGGCGCGCGGGCTCACCCGCTTCCTCACCGGCCTGCACCGGGTCAACGGCGGCGCCGGGATCGCGCTGCTCTGCCACAGCTACGGGTCGGTGGTGTGCGCCAAGGCGGCGCCGCGCCTGGGCCGCCTGCCGGTGGACGCGATCGCGCTGTACGGCAGTCCCGGCGTCGGTGTCCGGAGGGCCTCCGCCCTCGCCTCCGGCCGTTCCCCCGCCGCCCGGATCTGGGCGGGCCGGTCGAGCGGCGACTGGACCCGCTTCGTTCCCAAGGTCCGCGTGGCCGGGCTCGGCCACGGCCACGACCCGGCCGCGCCCTCCTTCGGAGCCCTCCGCTTCGACGCCGGCTCCGGCCCGCACAGCGCCTACCTCCGTCCCGGCTCCCGTTCCCTCCGCAACCTCACCCTCATCGCGCTCGGCCGTGACTCGGAGGTCACCCGTGACTGA
- a CDS encoding alpha/beta hydrolase → MPPPRPRPRRTRRLRRALACAATIAGVLLTTAGTGHADPYAAPGPVPSLSPSTLDARYAAERRSIEQALTTAHAVGDHDRARALGGFLRPGRRFLYFDPRGRGQAVEVIGDLAHARRVALLVPGADTTLTTFDARSGKPWSTPGGGAQALYGQARALDPRPGDLAVVAWLGYAAPRTLSGDVLTGQRAGQGAHRLRTFLGRLHQVNPSAPVGLLCHSYGSAVCGRAALEGSGPDRAAWRTVTDIAVYGSPGTMAWSAARLGGTARVWAGRGTGDWMGDVPHTRILGLGLGPDPVSRRFGARVFDAGSAGHSDYLAPGSASLRNLAGIALGRPSAVTRPLTF, encoded by the coding sequence ATGCCGCCGCCACGCCCGAGACCACGACGTACCCGACGGCTGCGACGGGCACTGGCCTGCGCCGCGACCATCGCGGGAGTCCTGCTGACGACCGCCGGGACCGGCCATGCCGATCCCTACGCCGCGCCCGGTCCGGTGCCGTCGCTGAGCCCGTCCACGCTCGACGCCCGCTACGCCGCCGAGCGCCGCTCCATCGAGCAGGCGCTCACGACCGCGCACGCCGTCGGCGATCATGACCGTGCCCGGGCCCTGGGCGGCTTCCTCAGGCCCGGACGGCGCTTCCTGTACTTCGACCCGCGCGGCCGGGGACAGGCCGTCGAGGTCATCGGCGACCTGGCGCACGCCCGGCGGGTGGCGCTGCTCGTCCCGGGCGCCGACACCACGCTCACGACGTTCGATGCCCGTTCGGGAAAGCCCTGGTCGACGCCCGGCGGCGGGGCTCAGGCGCTGTACGGCCAGGCCCGCGCGCTCGATCCCCGGCCCGGCGACCTGGCGGTGGTGGCCTGGCTGGGCTACGCCGCCCCGCGCACGCTCAGCGGGGACGTGCTCACCGGCCAGCGGGCCGGCCAGGGGGCCCACCGGCTGCGGACGTTCCTCGGGCGGCTGCACCAGGTCAACCCCTCCGCCCCGGTCGGGCTGCTCTGCCACAGCTACGGCTCGGCCGTCTGCGGGCGCGCCGCGCTCGAAGGGAGCGGCCCCGACCGCGCGGCCTGGCGGACGGTGACCGACATCGCGGTGTACGGCAGTCCGGGCACCATGGCGTGGTCGGCCGCGCGGCTGGGCGGGACGGCCCGGGTCTGGGCCGGGCGCGGCACCGGCGACTGGATGGGGGACGTCCCGCACACGCGGATCCTCGGGCTCGGCCTCGGCCCCGATCCGGTGTCCCGGCGGTTCGGGGCGCGCGTCTTCGACGCGGGGAGCGCCGGTCACAGCGACTACCTCGCGCCGGGGTCGGCGTCCCTGCGCAACCTCGCCGGCATCGCCCTCGGCAGGCCGTCCGCGGTGACCCGGCCCCTGACGTTCTGA